The Coregonus clupeaformis isolate EN_2021a chromosome 6, ASM2061545v1, whole genome shotgun sequence genome has a segment encoding these proteins:
- the LOC121568035 gene encoding clathrin heavy chain 1 isoform X4 produces MAQILPIRFQEHLQLQNLGINPANIGFSTLTMESDKFICIREKVGEQAQVVIIDMADPNTPIRRPISADSAIMNPASKVIALKDAAKTLQIFNIEMKSKMKAHTMTDDVTFWKWISLNTVALVTDNAVYHWSMEGDSQPVKIFDRHSSLAGCQIINYRTDAKQKWLLLIGISAQQNRVVGAMQLYSVDRKVSQPIEGHAAGFAQFKMEGNTEESTLFCFAVRGQAGGKLHIIEVGTPPTGNQPFPKKAVDVFFPPEAQNDFPVAMQISSKQDVVFLITKYGYIHLYDLETGTCIYMNRISGETIFVTAPHEPTAGIIGVNRKGQVLSVCVEEENIIPYITNVLQNPDLALRMAVRNNLAGAEELFARKFNTLFAAGNYSEAAKVAANAPKGILRTPDTIRKFQSVPAQPGQTSPLLQYFGILLDQGQLNKFESLELCRPVLQQGRKQLLEKWLKEDKLECSEELGDLVKSVDPTLALSVYLRANVPNKVIQCFAETGQFQKIVLYAKKVGYTPDWMFLLRNVMRISPEQGLQFSQMLVQDEEPLADITQIVDVFMEYNLIQQCTSFLLDALKNNRPAEGPLQTRLLEMNLVHAPQVADAILGNQMFTHYDRAHVAQLCEKAGLLQRALEHYTDLYDIKRAVVHTHLLNPEWLVNFFGSLSVEDSLECLRAMLSANIRQNLQICVQVASKYHEQLSTNSLTELFESFKSFEGLFYFLGSIVNFSQDPEVHFKYIQAACKTGQIKEVERICRESNCYDPERVKNFLKEAKLTDQLPLIIVCDRFDFVHDLVLYLYRNTLQKYIEIYVQKVNPSRLPVVIGGLLDVDCAEDVIKNLILVVKGQFSTDELVAEVEKRNRLKLLLPWLEARIHDGCEEPATHNALAKIYIDSNNNPERFLRENTFYDSRVVGKYCEKRDPHLACVAYERGQCDQELINVCNENSLFKSLSRYLVRRKDPELWASVLLESNPFRRPLIDQVVQTALSETQDPEEVSVTVKAFMTADLPNELIELLEKIVLDNSVFSEHRNLQNLLILTAIKADRTRVMEYINRLDNYDAPDIANIAISNELFEEAFAIFRKFDVNTSAVQVLIEHIGNLDRAYEFAERCNEPPVWSQLAKAQLQKGLVKEAIDSYIKADDPSAYMEVGQAAAQSGNWEDLVKFLQMARKKSRESYVETELIFALAKTNRLAELEEFINGPNNAHIQQVGDRCYDERMYDAAKLLYNNVSNFGRLASTLVHLGEYQAAVDGARKANSTRTWKEVCFACVDGNEFRLAQMCGLHIVVHADELEELINYYQDRAYFEELITMLEAALGLERAHMGMFTELAILYSKFKPQKMREHLELFWSRVNIPKVLRAAEQAHLWAELVFLYDKYEEFDNAIITMMSHPSDAWKEGQFKDIVTKVANVELYYKAIQFYLEFKPLLLNDLLIVLSPRLDHTRAVNFFMKTKQLSLVKPYLRSVQNHNNKGVNEALNNLFITEEDYAALRASIDAYDNFDNITLAQGLEKHELIEFRRIAAYLFKGNNRWKQSVELCKKDKLYKDAMQYASESKDVELAEELLAWFLEEDKKECFAACLFTCYDLLRPDVVLETAWRHNIMDFSMPYFIQVMREYLSKVDAIKEKEWSHRPASEITQRSVIRASH; encoded by the exons ATGGCTCAAATACTACCTATCCGATTCCAGGAGCACCTGCAG CTCCAGAACCTGGGGATCAATCCAGCTAACATTGGATTCAGCACCCTTACTATGGAGTCTGATAAGTTTATCTGTATAAGAGAGAAAGTGGGCGAGCAGGCACAGGTGGTCATCATTGATATGGCCGACCCCAACACTCCCATCCGTAGGCCCATCTCTGCAGATAGCGCCATCATGAACCCTGCTAGCAAAGTTATTGCCCTCAAAG ACG CCGCCAAAACCCTCCAGATCTTCAACATTGAGATGAAGAGCAAGATGAAGGCTCACACCATGACTGATGACGTCACTTTCTGGAAGTGGATCTCCCTCAACACAGTAGCACTGGTCACAGACAACGCCGTCTACCATTGGAGCATGGAGGGAGACTCCCAGCCAGTCAAAATCTTTGACCGACACTCCAGCCTTGCAGGCTGTCAAATCATCAACTACCGCACCGACGCCAAACAGAAATGGCTGCTTCTCATTGGGATTTCAGCACAG CAAAATCGTGTGGTGGGAGCCATGCAGCTGTACTCTGTGGACAGGAAGGTGTCCCAGCCCATTGAGGGCCATGCTGCCGGCTTTGCCCAGTTCAAAATGGAGGGTAACACAGAAGAATCCACACTGTTCTGCTTCGCTGTCCGAGGGCAAGCTGGAGGAAAG TTACACATAATTGAAGTGGGGACCCCACCAACAGGCAATCAGCCATTTCCAAAAAAGGCAGTGGATGTGTTCTTCCCTCCTGAGGCCCAGAATGACTTCCCTGTAGCCATGCAG aTCAGCTCTAAGCAGGATGTTGTCTTTCTCATCACCAAATATGGCTACATCCACCTGTATGACCTGGAGACTGGCACCTGCATCTACATGAACAGGATCAGTGGGGAGACCATCTTTGTTACAGCCCCACATGAACCAACCGCTGGCATCATTGGAGTCAACAGGAAAGGACAG GTGTTGTcggtgtgtgtggaggaggagaacATCATCCCCTACATCACCAACGTGCTCCAGAACCCAGACCTGGCCCTGCGCATGGCCGTGCGCAACAACCTGGCCGGGGCCGAGGAGCTGTTCGCCCGCAAGTTCAACACCCTGTTCGCTGCAGGGAACTACTCCGAGGCTGCCAAGGTGGCCGCCAACGCTCCCAAG GGTATCCTGCGTACCCCAGACACCATCCGTAAGTTCCAGAGCGTGCCGGCCCAGCCGGGCCAGACCTCTCCCCTGCTGCAGTACTTTGGCATCCTGCTGGACCAGGGCCAGCTCAACAAGTTTGAGTCTCTGGAGCTGTGCAGGCCCGTCTTACAGCAGGGACGCAAGCAGCTGCTGGAGAAATGGCTCAAAGAGGACAAG CTGGAGTGTTCAGAGGAGCTGGGGGACCTGGTGAAGTCAGTGGACCCCACTCTGGCCCTCAGCGTCTACCTTAGGGCCAACGTGCCCAACAAAGTAATTCAGTGCTTCGCTGAGACCGGACAGTTCCAGAAAATTGTCCTCTATGCCAAAAAG GTGGGTTACACCCCAGACTGGATGTTCCTGCTGAGGAACGTGATGAGAATCAGTCCAGAACAAGGTCTGCAATTCTCCCAGATGCTGGTGCAGGACGAGGAGCCGCTGGCTGACATCACACAG ATTGTTGACGTGTTTATGGAGTATAACCTGATCCAGCAGTGTACCTCCTTCCTCCTGGACGCCCTGAAGAACAACAGGCCTGCTGAGGGGCCTCTGCAGACACGCCTGCTGGAGATGAACCTGGTCCATgccccacag GTGGCCGATGCCATCCTGGGCAACCAGATGTTCACTCACTACGACCGTGCCCACGTTGCCCAGCTGTGTGAGAAGGCTGGCCTGCTGCAGAGGGCACTGGAGCACTACACCGACCTGTACGACATCAAACGGGCCGTGGTGCACACACACCTGCTCAACCCTGAG TGGCTGGTGAACTTCTTTGGCTCCCTGTCAGTGGAGGACTCTCTGGAGTGTCTTCGGGCCATGCTGTCGGCCAACATCCGTCAGAACCTGCAAATCTGTGTCCAGGTGGCCTCCAAGTACCACGAGCAGCTCTCCACCAACTCCCTCACAGAGCTCTTTGAATCCTTCAAGAGCTTTGAAG GTCTGTTCTACTTCCTGGGTTCCATCGTTAACTTCAGCCAGGACCCAGAGGTCCACTTCAAGTACATCCAGGCCGCCTGTAAGACGGGACAGATCAAAGAggtggagaggatctgcagagagagcAACTGCTACGACCCCGAACGAGTCAAGAACTTCCTCAAG GAAGCTAAGCTGACTGATCAGCTCCCCCTGATCATCGTGTGTGACCGCTTCGACTTTGTCCACGACCTGGTCCTCTACTTGTACCGCAACACCCTGCAGAAATACATTGAGATCTATGTGCAGAAG GTGAACCCCAGCCGTCTGCCGGTGGTGATTGGAGGGCTGCTGGATGTGGACTGTGCTGAGGATGTGATTAAGAACCTGATCCTGGTGGTGAAAGGACAGTTCTCCACTGATGAACTGGTGGCTGAAGTAGAGAAGAGGAACAG ACTGAAGCTGCTCCTGCCCTGGCTGGAGGCCCGTATCCACGATGGCTGTGAGGAGCCAGCTACCCACAATGCCCTGGCCAAGATCTACATCGACAGCAACAACAACCCAGAGCGCTTCCTGCGTGAGAACACCTTCTACGACAGCCGCGTGGTGGGCAAGTACTGTGAGAAGAGGGACCCCCACCTGGCCTGCGTGGCCTACGAGAGAGGACAGTGTGACCAGGAGCTCATTAAT GTGTGCAATGAGAACTCTCTGTTCAAGAGTCTGTCTCGCTACCTGGTTCGCCGTAAAGACCCTGAGCTGTGGGCTAGCGTGCTGCTGGAGAGTAACCCGTTCAGAAGACCCCTCATCGACCAG GTTGTTCAGACTGCCCTGTCTGAGACCCAGGACCCAGAGGAGGTGTCAGTCACAGTCAAGGCCTTCATGACTGCAGACCTCCCCAACGAACTCATTGAGCTGCTGGAGAAGATCGTTCTGGATAACTCAGTCTTCAGTGAACACAG AAACCTTCAGAACCTGCTGATCCTGACAGCCATCAAGGCGGACCGTACCCGTGTGATGGAGTACATCAACCGCCTGGACAACTACGACGCCCCCGACATCGCTAACATTGCCATCAGCAATGAGCTCTTCGAGGAGGCCTTCGCCATCTTCAGGAAGTTTGACGTTAACACCTCTGCCGTGCAG GTTCTGATTGAGCACATTGGGAACCTGGACCGGGCCTATGAGTTTGCTGAGCGCTGCAATGAGCCTCCAGTGTGGAGCCAGCTGGCCAAGGCTCAGCTCCAGAAGGGTCTGGTGAAGGAGGCCATCGACTCCTACATCAAGGCTGACGACCCCTCTGCCTACATGGAGGTGGGTCAGGCTGCAGCTCAGAGCG GTAACTGGGAGGACCTGGTGAAGTTCCTTCAGATGGCCCGTAAGAAGTCCCGTGAGTCCTATGTGGAGACAGAGCTCATCTTCGCCCTGGCCAAGACCAACCGCCTGGCTGAACTGGAGGAGTTCATTAATGGACCCAACAACGCCCACATCCAACAG GTGGGTGACAGGTGTTATGATGAGAGGATGTATGACGCGGCCAAGCTGCTCTACAACAACGTGTCCAACTTCGGGCGGCTAGCGTCCACCCTGGTCCACCTGGGCGAGTACCAGGCTGCCGTGGATGGAGCCCGCAAGGCCAACAGCACCCGCACCTGGAAAGAGGTGTGCTTTGCCTGTGTGGATGGGAACGAGTTTCGCCTGGCCCAGATGTGTGGCCTGCACATCGTTGTCCATGCTGATGAACTGGAGGAGCTCATCAACTACTACCAG GACCGTGCTTACTTTGAGGAGCTGATCACCATGCTGGAGGCAGCCCTGGGCCTGGAGCGGGCTCACATGGGCATGTTCACCGAGCTGGCCATCCTCTACTCTAAGTTCAAACCCCAGAAGATGAGGGAGCACCTGGAGCTCTTCTGGTCCAGAGTCAACATTCCAAAg GTCCTGAGGGCTGCAGAGCAGGCCCACCTGTGGGCGGAACTGGTCTTCCTCTATGACAAGTATGAGGAGTTTGACAACGCCATCATCACCATGATGAGCCACCCCTCAGACGCCTGGAAGGAGGGACAGTTCAAAGACATTGTCACCaag GTGGCCAATGTGGAGTTATACTACAAGGCTATCCAGTTCTACCTGGAGTTCAAACCATTGTTACTGAACGACCTGCTCATAGTGCTGTCACCACGACTCGACCACACCCGCGCAGTCAACTTCTTCATGAAG ACCAAGCAGCTGTCACTGGTCAAGCCGTATCTGCGATCAGTGCAGAACCACAACAACAAGGGTGTCAACGAAGCACTTAACAACCTCTTCATCACGGAGGAAGACTATGCG GCCCTGCGTGCCTCCATAGACGCCTACGATAACTTTGACAACATCACCCTGGCCCAGGGCCTGGAGAAGCATGAGCTGATTGAGTTCAGGAGGATCGCTGCCTACCTCTTCAAAGGCAACAACCGCTGGAAGCAGAGCGTGGAACTCTGCAAGAAGGACAAACTCTACAAG GACGCCATGCAGTACGCATCTGAGTCGAAAGACGTCGAGCTGGCTGAGGAGTTGTTGGCGTGGTTCCTGGAGGAGGACAAGAAGGAGTGCTTTGCCGCCTGCCTCTTCACCTGCTACGACCTGCTGAGACCTGACGTGGTGCTGGAGACGGCCTGGAGGCACAACATCATGGACTTCTCCATGCCCTACTTCATCCAGGTCATGAGGGAGTACCTCTCCAAG GTTGATGCGATTAAGGAAAAG
- the LOC121568035 gene encoding clathrin heavy chain 1 isoform X1 encodes MAQILPIRFQEHLQLQNLGINPANIGFSTLTMESDKFICIREKVGEQAQVVIIDMADPNTPIRRPISADSAIMNPASKVIALKDAAKTLQIFNIEMKSKMKAHTMTDDVTFWKWISLNTVALVTDNAVYHWSMEGDSQPVKIFDRHSSLAGCQIINYRTDAKQKWLLLIGISAQQNRVVGAMQLYSVDRKVSQPIEGHAAGFAQFKMEGNTEESTLFCFAVRGQAGGKLHIIEVGTPPTGNQPFPKKAVDVFFPPEAQNDFPVAMQISSKQDVVFLITKYGYIHLYDLETGTCIYMNRISGETIFVTAPHEPTAGIIGVNRKGQVLSVCVEEENIIPYITNVLQNPDLALRMAVRNNLAGAEELFARKFNTLFAAGNYSEAAKVAANAPKGILRTPDTIRKFQSVPAQPGQTSPLLQYFGILLDQGQLNKFESLELCRPVLQQGRKQLLEKWLKEDKLECSEELGDLVKSVDPTLALSVYLRANVPNKVIQCFAETGQFQKIVLYAKKVGYTPDWMFLLRNVMRISPEQGLQFSQMLVQDEEPLADITQIVDVFMEYNLIQQCTSFLLDALKNNRPAEGPLQTRLLEMNLVHAPQVADAILGNQMFTHYDRAHVAQLCEKAGLLQRALEHYTDLYDIKRAVVHTHLLNPEWLVNFFGSLSVEDSLECLRAMLSANIRQNLQICVQVASKYHEQLSTNSLTELFESFKSFEGLFYFLGSIVNFSQDPEVHFKYIQAACKTGQIKEVERICRESNCYDPERVKNFLKEAKLTDQLPLIIVCDRFDFVHDLVLYLYRNTLQKYIEIYVQKVNPSRLPVVIGGLLDVDCAEDVIKNLILVVKGQFSTDELVAEVEKRNRLKLLLPWLEARIHDGCEEPATHNALAKIYIDSNNNPERFLRENTFYDSRVVGKYCEKRDPHLACVAYERGQCDQELINVCNENSLFKSLSRYLVRRKDPELWASVLLESNPFRRPLIDQVVQTALSETQDPEEVSVTVKAFMTADLPNELIELLEKIVLDNSVFSEHRNLQNLLILTAIKADRTRVMEYINRLDNYDAPDIANIAISNELFEEAFAIFRKFDVNTSAVQVLIEHIGNLDRAYEFAERCNEPPVWSQLAKAQLQKGLVKEAIDSYIKADDPSAYMEVGQAAAQSGNWEDLVKFLQMARKKSRESYVETELIFALAKTNRLAELEEFINGPNNAHIQQVGDRCYDERMYDAAKLLYNNVSNFGRLASTLVHLGEYQAAVDGARKANSTRTWKEVCFACVDGNEFRLAQMCGLHIVVHADELEELINYYQDRAYFEELITMLEAALGLERAHMGMFTELAILYSKFKPQKMREHLELFWSRVNIPKVLRAAEQAHLWAELVFLYDKYEEFDNAIITMMSHPSDAWKEGQFKDIVTKVANVELYYKAIQFYLEFKPLLLNDLLIVLSPRLDHTRAVNFFMKTKQLSLVKPYLRSVQNHNNKGVNEALNNLFITEEDYAALRASIDAYDNFDNITLAQGLEKHELIEFRRIAAYLFKGNNRWKQSVELCKKDKLYKDAMQYASESKDVELAEELLAWFLEEDKKECFAACLFTCYDLLRPDVVLETAWRHNIMDFSMPYFIQVMREYLSKVDAIKEKVDKLDASESLRKQEEQNTESQPIVYGTPQLMLTSGPGQAVPSQPGYGGYGYPAAPAGYGQPPQPGFGYGM; translated from the exons ATGGCTCAAATACTACCTATCCGATTCCAGGAGCACCTGCAG CTCCAGAACCTGGGGATCAATCCAGCTAACATTGGATTCAGCACCCTTACTATGGAGTCTGATAAGTTTATCTGTATAAGAGAGAAAGTGGGCGAGCAGGCACAGGTGGTCATCATTGATATGGCCGACCCCAACACTCCCATCCGTAGGCCCATCTCTGCAGATAGCGCCATCATGAACCCTGCTAGCAAAGTTATTGCCCTCAAAG ACG CCGCCAAAACCCTCCAGATCTTCAACATTGAGATGAAGAGCAAGATGAAGGCTCACACCATGACTGATGACGTCACTTTCTGGAAGTGGATCTCCCTCAACACAGTAGCACTGGTCACAGACAACGCCGTCTACCATTGGAGCATGGAGGGAGACTCCCAGCCAGTCAAAATCTTTGACCGACACTCCAGCCTTGCAGGCTGTCAAATCATCAACTACCGCACCGACGCCAAACAGAAATGGCTGCTTCTCATTGGGATTTCAGCACAG CAAAATCGTGTGGTGGGAGCCATGCAGCTGTACTCTGTGGACAGGAAGGTGTCCCAGCCCATTGAGGGCCATGCTGCCGGCTTTGCCCAGTTCAAAATGGAGGGTAACACAGAAGAATCCACACTGTTCTGCTTCGCTGTCCGAGGGCAAGCTGGAGGAAAG TTACACATAATTGAAGTGGGGACCCCACCAACAGGCAATCAGCCATTTCCAAAAAAGGCAGTGGATGTGTTCTTCCCTCCTGAGGCCCAGAATGACTTCCCTGTAGCCATGCAG aTCAGCTCTAAGCAGGATGTTGTCTTTCTCATCACCAAATATGGCTACATCCACCTGTATGACCTGGAGACTGGCACCTGCATCTACATGAACAGGATCAGTGGGGAGACCATCTTTGTTACAGCCCCACATGAACCAACCGCTGGCATCATTGGAGTCAACAGGAAAGGACAG GTGTTGTcggtgtgtgtggaggaggagaacATCATCCCCTACATCACCAACGTGCTCCAGAACCCAGACCTGGCCCTGCGCATGGCCGTGCGCAACAACCTGGCCGGGGCCGAGGAGCTGTTCGCCCGCAAGTTCAACACCCTGTTCGCTGCAGGGAACTACTCCGAGGCTGCCAAGGTGGCCGCCAACGCTCCCAAG GGTATCCTGCGTACCCCAGACACCATCCGTAAGTTCCAGAGCGTGCCGGCCCAGCCGGGCCAGACCTCTCCCCTGCTGCAGTACTTTGGCATCCTGCTGGACCAGGGCCAGCTCAACAAGTTTGAGTCTCTGGAGCTGTGCAGGCCCGTCTTACAGCAGGGACGCAAGCAGCTGCTGGAGAAATGGCTCAAAGAGGACAAG CTGGAGTGTTCAGAGGAGCTGGGGGACCTGGTGAAGTCAGTGGACCCCACTCTGGCCCTCAGCGTCTACCTTAGGGCCAACGTGCCCAACAAAGTAATTCAGTGCTTCGCTGAGACCGGACAGTTCCAGAAAATTGTCCTCTATGCCAAAAAG GTGGGTTACACCCCAGACTGGATGTTCCTGCTGAGGAACGTGATGAGAATCAGTCCAGAACAAGGTCTGCAATTCTCCCAGATGCTGGTGCAGGACGAGGAGCCGCTGGCTGACATCACACAG ATTGTTGACGTGTTTATGGAGTATAACCTGATCCAGCAGTGTACCTCCTTCCTCCTGGACGCCCTGAAGAACAACAGGCCTGCTGAGGGGCCTCTGCAGACACGCCTGCTGGAGATGAACCTGGTCCATgccccacag GTGGCCGATGCCATCCTGGGCAACCAGATGTTCACTCACTACGACCGTGCCCACGTTGCCCAGCTGTGTGAGAAGGCTGGCCTGCTGCAGAGGGCACTGGAGCACTACACCGACCTGTACGACATCAAACGGGCCGTGGTGCACACACACCTGCTCAACCCTGAG TGGCTGGTGAACTTCTTTGGCTCCCTGTCAGTGGAGGACTCTCTGGAGTGTCTTCGGGCCATGCTGTCGGCCAACATCCGTCAGAACCTGCAAATCTGTGTCCAGGTGGCCTCCAAGTACCACGAGCAGCTCTCCACCAACTCCCTCACAGAGCTCTTTGAATCCTTCAAGAGCTTTGAAG GTCTGTTCTACTTCCTGGGTTCCATCGTTAACTTCAGCCAGGACCCAGAGGTCCACTTCAAGTACATCCAGGCCGCCTGTAAGACGGGACAGATCAAAGAggtggagaggatctgcagagagagcAACTGCTACGACCCCGAACGAGTCAAGAACTTCCTCAAG GAAGCTAAGCTGACTGATCAGCTCCCCCTGATCATCGTGTGTGACCGCTTCGACTTTGTCCACGACCTGGTCCTCTACTTGTACCGCAACACCCTGCAGAAATACATTGAGATCTATGTGCAGAAG GTGAACCCCAGCCGTCTGCCGGTGGTGATTGGAGGGCTGCTGGATGTGGACTGTGCTGAGGATGTGATTAAGAACCTGATCCTGGTGGTGAAAGGACAGTTCTCCACTGATGAACTGGTGGCTGAAGTAGAGAAGAGGAACAG ACTGAAGCTGCTCCTGCCCTGGCTGGAGGCCCGTATCCACGATGGCTGTGAGGAGCCAGCTACCCACAATGCCCTGGCCAAGATCTACATCGACAGCAACAACAACCCAGAGCGCTTCCTGCGTGAGAACACCTTCTACGACAGCCGCGTGGTGGGCAAGTACTGTGAGAAGAGGGACCCCCACCTGGCCTGCGTGGCCTACGAGAGAGGACAGTGTGACCAGGAGCTCATTAAT GTGTGCAATGAGAACTCTCTGTTCAAGAGTCTGTCTCGCTACCTGGTTCGCCGTAAAGACCCTGAGCTGTGGGCTAGCGTGCTGCTGGAGAGTAACCCGTTCAGAAGACCCCTCATCGACCAG GTTGTTCAGACTGCCCTGTCTGAGACCCAGGACCCAGAGGAGGTGTCAGTCACAGTCAAGGCCTTCATGACTGCAGACCTCCCCAACGAACTCATTGAGCTGCTGGAGAAGATCGTTCTGGATAACTCAGTCTTCAGTGAACACAG AAACCTTCAGAACCTGCTGATCCTGACAGCCATCAAGGCGGACCGTACCCGTGTGATGGAGTACATCAACCGCCTGGACAACTACGACGCCCCCGACATCGCTAACATTGCCATCAGCAATGAGCTCTTCGAGGAGGCCTTCGCCATCTTCAGGAAGTTTGACGTTAACACCTCTGCCGTGCAG GTTCTGATTGAGCACATTGGGAACCTGGACCGGGCCTATGAGTTTGCTGAGCGCTGCAATGAGCCTCCAGTGTGGAGCCAGCTGGCCAAGGCTCAGCTCCAGAAGGGTCTGGTGAAGGAGGCCATCGACTCCTACATCAAGGCTGACGACCCCTCTGCCTACATGGAGGTGGGTCAGGCTGCAGCTCAGAGCG GTAACTGGGAGGACCTGGTGAAGTTCCTTCAGATGGCCCGTAAGAAGTCCCGTGAGTCCTATGTGGAGACAGAGCTCATCTTCGCCCTGGCCAAGACCAACCGCCTGGCTGAACTGGAGGAGTTCATTAATGGACCCAACAACGCCCACATCCAACAG GTGGGTGACAGGTGTTATGATGAGAGGATGTATGACGCGGCCAAGCTGCTCTACAACAACGTGTCCAACTTCGGGCGGCTAGCGTCCACCCTGGTCCACCTGGGCGAGTACCAGGCTGCCGTGGATGGAGCCCGCAAGGCCAACAGCACCCGCACCTGGAAAGAGGTGTGCTTTGCCTGTGTGGATGGGAACGAGTTTCGCCTGGCCCAGATGTGTGGCCTGCACATCGTTGTCCATGCTGATGAACTGGAGGAGCTCATCAACTACTACCAG GACCGTGCTTACTTTGAGGAGCTGATCACCATGCTGGAGGCAGCCCTGGGCCTGGAGCGGGCTCACATGGGCATGTTCACCGAGCTGGCCATCCTCTACTCTAAGTTCAAACCCCAGAAGATGAGGGAGCACCTGGAGCTCTTCTGGTCCAGAGTCAACATTCCAAAg GTCCTGAGGGCTGCAGAGCAGGCCCACCTGTGGGCGGAACTGGTCTTCCTCTATGACAAGTATGAGGAGTTTGACAACGCCATCATCACCATGATGAGCCACCCCTCAGACGCCTGGAAGGAGGGACAGTTCAAAGACATTGTCACCaag GTGGCCAATGTGGAGTTATACTACAAGGCTATCCAGTTCTACCTGGAGTTCAAACCATTGTTACTGAACGACCTGCTCATAGTGCTGTCACCACGACTCGACCACACCCGCGCAGTCAACTTCTTCATGAAG ACCAAGCAGCTGTCACTGGTCAAGCCGTATCTGCGATCAGTGCAGAACCACAACAACAAGGGTGTCAACGAAGCACTTAACAACCTCTTCATCACGGAGGAAGACTATGCG GCCCTGCGTGCCTCCATAGACGCCTACGATAACTTTGACAACATCACCCTGGCCCAGGGCCTGGAGAAGCATGAGCTGATTGAGTTCAGGAGGATCGCTGCCTACCTCTTCAAAGGCAACAACCGCTGGAAGCAGAGCGTGGAACTCTGCAAGAAGGACAAACTCTACAAG GACGCCATGCAGTACGCATCTGAGTCGAAAGACGTCGAGCTGGCTGAGGAGTTGTTGGCGTGGTTCCTGGAGGAGGACAAGAAGGAGTGCTTTGCCGCCTGCCTCTTCACCTGCTACGACCTGCTGAGACCTGACGTGGTGCTGGAGACGGCCTGGAGGCACAACATCATGGACTTCTCCATGCCCTACTTCATCCAGGTCATGAGGGAGTACCTCTCCAAG GTTGATGCGATTAAGGAAAAG